A genomic window from Cryobacterium sp. SO2 includes:
- a CDS encoding type II secretion system F family protein, translating to MPLTVLLAVLAVSLAVPAILWALFVPGGGGSGAQKQIQANLARGLHPNTAPAAAREPAWAEFTRKLTVPRNVALLGKLHAAAGRPAAWPLARVLAVKPVLAAVALLLALLLFGSRLSGPVLALIVFVTVIAYFLPELLLYSRGQERQTTIGLELPDTLDQMTIAVEAGLGFEAAMARAGNNGKGPLAEELVRTLQDMRFGMSRREAYLALGERVSVPDLKTFIRSVVQADAYGISISTVLRMQAQEMRLKRRQRAEEKAMQIPVKVLFPLMLFILPVLMIAVLGPTIINAIISFS from the coding sequence ATGCCGCTGACCGTGCTCCTGGCCGTACTGGCCGTATCGCTCGCCGTGCCGGCCATCCTCTGGGCCTTATTCGTGCCCGGCGGCGGCGGCTCCGGCGCGCAGAAACAGATCCAGGCCAACCTCGCCCGCGGCCTGCACCCGAATACCGCGCCCGCTGCCGCCCGCGAACCGGCCTGGGCGGAATTCACCCGCAAGCTCACCGTGCCGCGCAACGTAGCGCTGCTCGGCAAGCTGCACGCCGCCGCGGGCCGGCCCGCCGCGTGGCCGCTTGCCCGGGTGCTCGCGGTGAAACCGGTGCTCGCCGCCGTGGCCCTGCTGCTGGCGCTGCTGCTGTTCGGTAGCCGGCTGAGCGGACCGGTGCTGGCACTCATCGTCTTCGTCACCGTGATCGCTTACTTCCTTCCCGAGTTGCTGCTGTACAGCCGCGGGCAGGAGCGGCAAACCACCATCGGCCTGGAACTGCCCGACACGCTCGATCAGATGACGATCGCCGTGGAGGCGGGCCTCGGTTTCGAAGCGGCGATGGCGCGTGCCGGCAACAACGGCAAGGGACCGCTCGCCGAAGAACTGGTGCGCACTCTGCAGGACATGCGTTTCGGGATGAGCCGGCGGGAGGCCTACCTGGCCCTGGGCGAGCGGGTGTCGGTGCCCGATCTCAAGACGTTCATCCGGTCGGTGGTGCAGGCGGATGCCTATGGAATCTCGATCAGCACGGTGCTGCGGATGCAGGCGCAGGAGATGCGCCTGAAACGGCGTCAGCGCGCCGAGGAGAAGGCCATGCAGATCCCCGTCAAGGTGCTCTTCCCGCTGATGCTCTTCATCCTGCCGGTGCTGATGATCGCCGTGCTGGGGCCCACGATCATCAACGCCATCATCTCGTTCTCCTAG
- a CDS encoding type II secretion system F family protein: protein MLIAGALCWTLALAVLFLVVTRSATPRLPEERRRPPSIAPASRLSRLTGRTTDGIGGVLDRHGWTRALADALEHAGIRSAPADFLVLVGTATVVGALFGLLLGGPALALLVALVAPVGAKLLLSVLTTRRQKAFADQLDDTLQLLAGGLRAGHSLLRAIDAVSQEAASPTAEEFARAVNETRLGRDLNDALDQTAARMKSEDFSWVAQAIAIHREVGGDLGSVLDQVGATIRERNQIRRQVASLSAEGKMSAYVLMALPVVVIGILSLTSPSYIAQFGQSIYGFGLIGLMVLMMTVGGLWMRKVVTFKF from the coding sequence ATGCTCATCGCCGGCGCGCTCTGCTGGACCTTAGCCCTGGCCGTACTGTTCCTCGTCGTCACCCGCTCAGCCACCCCGCGTCTGCCCGAGGAACGACGACGGCCGCCCAGCATCGCGCCCGCCTCCCGGCTGAGCCGCCTCACCGGGCGCACCACCGACGGGATCGGCGGCGTGCTCGACCGGCACGGCTGGACGCGCGCCCTCGCCGACGCGCTCGAGCATGCCGGCATCCGGTCCGCCCCGGCCGACTTCCTGGTGCTTGTGGGCACCGCCACCGTGGTCGGTGCCCTTTTCGGCCTGCTGTTGGGCGGCCCGGCGCTGGCCCTTCTCGTCGCGCTCGTCGCCCCGGTCGGTGCCAAGCTGCTGCTCAGCGTGCTCACCACCCGCCGGCAGAAGGCGTTCGCCGACCAGCTCGACGACACCCTGCAGCTCCTCGCCGGCGGTCTGCGCGCCGGGCACAGCCTGCTGCGCGCAATCGACGCGGTGTCCCAGGAGGCCGCCTCCCCCACCGCCGAAGAATTCGCTCGGGCGGTGAACGAGACCCGCCTGGGCCGCGACCTCAATGACGCCCTCGACCAGACCGCAGCGCGCATGAAGAGCGAGGATTTCAGTTGGGTCGCCCAGGCCATCGCCATCCACCGGGAGGTCGGCGGCGACCTCGGCTCGGTGCTCGACCAGGTGGGCGCCACCATCCGGGAGCGCAACCAGATCCGCCGCCAGGTGGCGTCGCTCAGCGCCGAAGGCAAAATGAGCGCCTACGTGCTGATGGCGTTGCCGGTCGTCGTCATCGGCATCCTCTCGCTCACCAGCCCGTCGTATATCGCCCAGTTCGGCCAGAGCATCTACGGTTTCGGCTTGATCGGCCTGATGGTTCTAATGATGACCGTCGGCGGCCTCTGGATGCGCAAGGTGGTGACGTTCAAATTCTGA
- a CDS encoding CpaF family protein translates to MSRPRDGVSTSSTSGGGSTSGGGSTSGNVVDAVVALKNRVAEALFERLGNRLNDPTLTEDDLLAYAREELAQIVEADRVPLSPEERQRLVKQIGDDVLGYGPLQALLDDTAVSEIMVNGADQIFVERAGKVTLSGARFKSESDLRRVIEKIVSRVGRRIDESSPLVDARLEDGSRVNAVIPPLAVNGSSLTIRKFSADPLKARDLIGFGTISPEMAELLDACVTAHLNIIVSGGTGTGKTTLLNVLSSYIPPGERIITIEDAVELQLQQDHVVRLESRPANIEGKGEITIRDLLKNSLRMRPDRIVVGECRGGEALDMLQAMNTGHDGSLSTVHANSPRDAISRLETLVLMAGMDLPLRAVREQIASAVDVIVQLTRLRDGTRRVTHITEVQGMEGEIVTLQDAFVFDYSAGIDPTGRFLGKPVSTGVRPRFVDRFNDLGITLSPSVFATPDRPKAR, encoded by the coding sequence CTGTCGAGACCTCGTGACGGGGTCTCGACAAGCTCGACCAGCGGCGGGGGCTCGACCAGCGGAGGAGGCTCGACCAGCGGAAATGTCGTTGACGCCGTGGTAGCCCTGAAGAACCGGGTGGCCGAGGCCCTCTTCGAACGCCTCGGCAACCGACTGAACGATCCCACCCTCACCGAAGACGACCTACTCGCCTACGCCAGGGAAGAACTCGCCCAGATCGTGGAGGCCGATCGGGTGCCGCTGAGCCCGGAGGAACGGCAGCGCCTGGTGAAGCAGATCGGTGACGACGTGCTCGGCTACGGCCCGTTGCAGGCGCTGCTGGACGACACCGCGGTTTCCGAGATCATGGTGAACGGCGCCGATCAGATCTTCGTGGAACGCGCAGGTAAGGTGACGCTCAGCGGGGCACGGTTCAAATCCGAGAGCGACCTTCGCCGGGTCATCGAGAAGATCGTCTCCAGGGTGGGCCGGCGAATCGATGAGTCCTCACCCCTCGTCGACGCCCGGCTCGAGGACGGTTCCCGGGTGAACGCGGTCATTCCGCCGCTGGCCGTGAACGGCTCCAGCCTCACCATCCGCAAGTTCTCCGCCGACCCGCTCAAGGCACGCGACCTGATCGGCTTCGGCACCATCTCCCCCGAAATGGCCGAGCTGCTCGACGCCTGCGTCACCGCGCACCTGAACATCATCGTCTCCGGCGGCACCGGCACCGGCAAGACCACCCTGCTCAACGTGCTCTCCTCCTATATCCCGCCCGGGGAACGCATCATTACCATCGAAGACGCCGTGGAACTGCAGCTGCAGCAGGACCACGTGGTGCGGTTGGAGAGCCGGCCGGCGAACATCGAGGGCAAGGGTGAGATCACCATCCGTGACCTCCTCAAGAACTCGTTGCGTATGCGACCCGACCGCATCGTCGTCGGCGAATGCCGCGGCGGGGAAGCGCTGGACATGCTGCAGGCCATGAACACCGGCCACGACGGGTCGCTCTCCACCGTGCACGCCAACTCGCCCCGCGACGCCATCTCCCGGCTGGAGACCCTGGTACTGATGGCCGGCATGGACCTGCCATTGCGGGCGGTGCGGGAGCAGATCGCGTCGGCCGTGGACGTGATCGTGCAACTCACCCGGCTTCGGGACGGCACCCGCCGGGTGACCCACATCACGGAAGTGCAGGGCATGGAGGGCGAGATCGTGACCCTGCAGGATGCCTTCGTCTTCGACTACAGCGCCGGCATCGACCCGACCGGCCGCTTCCTCGGCAAGCCGGTCTCCACCGGGGTGCGCCCCCGCTTTGTGGACCGCTTCAACGACCTGGGGATCACGCTCTCCCCGTCTGTTTTCGCCACCCCCGACCGCCCCAAGGCCCGCTGA
- a CDS encoding AAA family ATPase, giving the protein MSRFLLITNDPDFAKRMQLAIAGLPGAMHTFTDVRLPESPGELLRAVPGGAPEVIVLGPGVLAEDALHLAAVFDVQHPEISAVLVCDPGPDLALAAMRAGIRDLVDPLAETDTVRVVLERACHSAASRRRGLGPAPVVDGPTGRVITVTAPKGGVGKTTVATNLAVGLGRIAPMSTVLVDLDAQFGDVATALGIDPEHTLLDAVTGAAAEDTLVLKAFLSVHPSSIYALAAPLSPAHADRITGDDVTHMIRQLASEFQYVVIDTAPGLGEHVLAALEASTDAVLLCGMDVPSVRGLRKQTDVLSELSLMPASRHVVVNIADRHSGLSVRDIEATLGQAVDVVVPRSRAVVYSINKGEPLLQNPSRDSAAKAMRRLVARFDPSTAGATRTGLHKRADLR; this is encoded by the coding sequence ATGAGCCGGTTCCTACTCATCACCAATGATCCCGACTTCGCCAAGCGGATGCAGCTTGCCATCGCCGGACTACCGGGCGCAATGCACACCTTCACCGATGTGCGGCTGCCGGAGTCGCCGGGCGAACTGCTGCGCGCGGTGCCCGGCGGTGCCCCCGAGGTGATCGTGCTCGGCCCCGGCGTACTGGCCGAGGACGCCCTGCACCTCGCCGCGGTATTCGACGTGCAGCACCCGGAGATAAGCGCCGTGCTGGTCTGCGATCCCGGCCCCGACCTGGCCCTGGCCGCCATGCGCGCCGGCATCCGCGACCTCGTCGACCCGCTCGCCGAGACCGACACCGTCCGGGTGGTGCTCGAGCGGGCCTGCCACTCGGCCGCCAGCCGCCGCCGCGGCCTCGGGCCGGCACCGGTCGTGGATGGGCCCACCGGCCGAGTCATCACCGTGACGGCACCCAAGGGCGGCGTGGGCAAGACCACCGTGGCCACCAATCTCGCCGTGGGCCTGGGCCGCATCGCACCGATGTCGACGGTGCTGGTTGACCTCGACGCCCAGTTCGGTGACGTGGCCACAGCGCTCGGCATCGACCCCGAGCACACCCTGCTGGACGCCGTCACCGGCGCCGCCGCCGAAGACACTCTTGTGCTCAAGGCGTTTCTCAGCGTGCACCCCAGTTCCATCTACGCTCTCGCCGCTCCGCTGTCCCCCGCGCACGCCGACCGCATCACCGGCGACGACGTGACCCACATGATCCGCCAGCTCGCCAGCGAGTTCCAGTACGTGGTCATCGACACCGCCCCCGGGCTCGGCGAACACGTACTCGCCGCGCTCGAGGCATCGACAGATGCCGTGCTGCTTTGCGGCATGGACGTGCCCAGTGTGCGCGGGCTGCGCAAGCAGACCGACGTGCTCAGCGAGTTGAGCCTGATGCCGGCGAGCCGCCATGTGGTGGTGAACATCGCCGACCGGCACAGCGGCCTGTCCGTGCGCGACATCGAGGCAACTCTGGGCCAGGCAGTGGATGTTGTCGTGCCCCGGTCGCGCGCCGTCGTGTACTCGATCAACAAGGGAGAACCGTTGTTGCAAAACCCCTCGCGCGATTCCGCCGCCAAGGCCATGCGCCGCCTGGTGGCGCGCTTTGACCCCAGCACGGCCGGCGCCACCCGCACCGGGCTACACAAGAGAGCGGACTTGAGATGA
- the cpaB gene encoding Flp pilus assembly protein CpaB, protein MRIRLIAAVAALLLAITGTVLIAGYVTGADERAQADASPVDVYVVDQLIPVATPAEVLGEYLRVQVLPSAAVAEGAVTDLATVAGMITTVQLLPGEQLLTSRLANPEDLITPGKIRVPEGMQEVTISLAADAMVGGQVAAGDTVGVFVTKTNDAQQPSTNLVFNKVLVTTVQGAPAVVTTETGATDDSATPATPDGALMITFALTAADAERIIFAVQNASIWLSLQTDDDNEDGTKIVTEADLY, encoded by the coding sequence ATGAGAATCCGCCTGATCGCCGCCGTCGCCGCGCTCCTCCTCGCCATCACGGGCACAGTTCTCATTGCCGGGTACGTCACCGGCGCCGACGAGCGCGCTCAGGCGGATGCATCCCCCGTGGACGTCTACGTGGTCGACCAACTCATTCCGGTGGCCACCCCGGCCGAAGTTCTCGGCGAATACCTCCGGGTTCAGGTGCTGCCCAGCGCCGCCGTTGCCGAGGGCGCGGTCACGGACCTGGCCACCGTGGCGGGCATGATCACCACCGTGCAGCTGCTGCCCGGCGAACAGCTGCTCACCAGCCGTCTGGCCAACCCGGAAGACCTCATCACCCCCGGCAAGATCCGGGTGCCGGAGGGCATGCAGGAGGTGACAATCTCCCTCGCCGCCGACGCGATGGTGGGCGGCCAGGTCGCCGCCGGCGACACCGTGGGCGTCTTCGTAACCAAGACCAACGACGCGCAGCAACCCTCCACCAACCTGGTCTTCAACAAGGTGCTCGTCACCACCGTGCAGGGCGCCCCTGCGGTGGTCACCACCGAGACAGGGGCAACCGACGACTCGGCCACCCCCGCCACCCCGGACGGCGCACTGATGATCACCTTCGCGCTCACCGCCGCCGACGCCGAGCGCATCATCTTCGCCGTGCAGAATGCGTCCATTTGGCTGTCACTGCAGACCGACGACGACAACGAGGACGGCACCAAGATCGTCACGGAGGCGGACCTGTACTGA
- a CDS encoding pilus assembly protein TadG-related protein — protein MSDALRVSVRRLAAALRNEEHGAVAVIVAVSMVVLLGFTALAIDTGALYAERAQLQNGADAAALAVAQDCAKGACGNIQATAQSFANASANDGAAAVSVTAPSTAAPTTVRVQTSTKDGATGAGTLALSFAPVLGIDSKAVAASATASWGSPASGPAMLPLAFAECAFARTGVQVITTGGTTGSSATCPLVNGSGTPLPGGFGWLDDPTGTCRATVNIATSAAMSSDTGANLPTGCAAVLTAALGKTVLLPVFSSATGSGSGGSYTIRGWAAFKLLGWRFPSSSYNNNTYTGARCTGSCKGVIGEFVSFVSLDDRFTTGGPNLGASIVTLTR, from the coding sequence ATGAGCGACGCCCTACGCGTCTCGGTTCGCCGGCTCGCCGCCGCCCTGCGGAACGAGGAGCACGGCGCCGTCGCCGTGATCGTGGCCGTGAGCATGGTGGTGCTGCTCGGCTTCACCGCCCTGGCCATCGACACCGGCGCGCTTTACGCCGAGCGGGCCCAGCTGCAGAACGGCGCGGACGCCGCCGCCCTCGCCGTGGCCCAGGACTGCGCCAAGGGTGCCTGCGGGAACATCCAGGCCACCGCCCAGAGCTTCGCCAACGCCAGCGCCAACGATGGCGCTGCCGCGGTGTCGGTCACGGCTCCGTCAACCGCCGCGCCCACCACCGTGCGGGTGCAAACGAGCACCAAGGACGGCGCCACCGGAGCCGGCACGCTGGCCCTGAGCTTCGCCCCGGTGCTGGGCATCGACTCGAAGGCCGTTGCCGCATCCGCCACCGCCAGTTGGGGCAGCCCCGCCTCCGGCCCCGCCATGCTCCCGCTCGCCTTCGCCGAGTGCGCCTTCGCACGCACCGGGGTGCAGGTGATCACCACCGGTGGCACGACCGGCTCCTCGGCGACCTGCCCGCTCGTCAACGGGTCGGGTACGCCATTGCCTGGCGGGTTCGGCTGGCTCGACGACCCCACCGGCACCTGCCGCGCCACCGTCAACATCGCCACCAGCGCCGCGATGAGCAGCGACACCGGTGCAAACCTGCCCACCGGCTGCGCTGCGGTCCTCACCGCTGCGCTCGGCAAAACCGTGCTGCTTCCGGTGTTCTCCAGCGCCACCGGCTCCGGCTCCGGCGGCAGTTACACGATCCGCGGCTGGGCAGCATTCAAACTGTTGGGCTGGCGGTTCCCGTCGTCCAGCTACAACAACAACACGTACACCGGCGCGCGCTGCACCGGCAGCTGCAAGGGCGTCATCGGCGAGTTCGTCTCCTTTGTCTCCCTCGACGACCGTTTCACCACCGGCGGGCCCAACTTGGGCGCGTCGATTGTCACCCTGACCCGCTAG
- a CDS encoding TadE family protein, whose translation MRKWRNERGAVAVEFALLLPLLVTLLIGIMEFGMFYSAQISVTAAAREAARVMAIGNDPAAARTAARAASPVLDPALTDTQIAISGACVSGATAKITISYSLPALTGLFGPSFGITGRAAMRCGG comes from the coding sequence ATGCGGAAATGGCGGAACGAACGCGGCGCCGTGGCAGTGGAATTCGCCCTGCTGCTGCCTCTACTGGTCACGTTGCTGATCGGGATCATGGAGTTCGGCATGTTCTACAGTGCCCAAATCAGCGTCACGGCCGCCGCCCGCGAGGCCGCACGCGTCATGGCCATCGGCAACGACCCCGCGGCCGCCCGCACGGCCGCCCGCGCCGCTTCACCGGTGCTCGATCCAGCTCTCACCGACACCCAAATCGCCATTTCCGGCGCCTGCGTCTCCGGCGCCACCGCCAAGATCACTATCAGCTACTCCCTTCCCGCCCTCACCGGACTGTTCGGCCCGTCCTTCGGCATCACCGGGCGGGCGGCCATGCGATGCGGCGGATGA
- a CDS encoding Flp family type IVb pilin yields MTLNSFAVSAKARLSREETGATAVEYGLIIGLIAVAIIAVLVILGPQLAGLFQGVSDSIPAVGSTTAP; encoded by the coding sequence GTGACCCTAAATTCGTTCGCCGTCAGCGCCAAGGCGCGTCTGTCCCGTGAGGAGACCGGCGCGACCGCCGTGGAGTACGGCCTGATCATCGGTCTCATCGCCGTTGCGATCATCGCGGTTCTGGTCATCCTCGGGCCGCAGCTGGCCGGCCTCTTCCAGGGTGTATCCGACAGCATCCCGGCCGTCGGATCCACGACCGCTCCGTAG
- a CDS encoding A24 family peptidase: MMVNAFSLGWGVAGFGLAGLIVGWLGGVIADRFWPVRPAPLNGRRGRYTNRILGAVATAAMFAVLALTLSPATGLGAWLFYAASGIFLSVVDVRHKLLPNKALLPVFLTGVGLLTVTSGLAGDWAALGRALAGAAVLFAAYLALALISPSGMGMGDVKFSAVVGLFLAYLGWPVLLAGALAGFVIGAMVGLVALIRRRGSTVPFGPAMVAGSFAAVLWASALY; this comes from the coding sequence ATGATGGTCAACGCGTTCAGCCTCGGATGGGGCGTGGCCGGATTCGGCCTTGCCGGACTCATCGTTGGCTGGCTGGGTGGCGTCATCGCCGACAGATTCTGGCCCGTCCGCCCGGCCCCGTTGAATGGCCGCCGTGGCCGCTACACGAATAGAATCCTGGGGGCCGTGGCAACCGCCGCGATGTTCGCTGTACTGGCGCTCACACTCTCGCCGGCGACCGGACTGGGCGCCTGGCTCTTCTATGCCGCAAGCGGAATATTCCTGAGCGTTGTGGACGTGCGCCACAAACTGCTGCCCAACAAGGCGCTCCTGCCGGTCTTCCTCACCGGGGTCGGGCTGCTGACCGTGACCTCCGGCCTGGCCGGCGACTGGGCGGCACTCGGCCGAGCTCTGGCCGGCGCTGCGGTGCTCTTCGCCGCGTACCTGGCCCTGGCGCTCATCTCTCCATCGGGCATGGGAATGGGCGACGTGAAGTTCTCCGCAGTCGTGGGATTGTTCCTGGCCTACCTGGGCTGGCCCGTGCTTCTAGCGGGAGCGTTGGCCGGGTTCGTCATCGGCGCAATGGTGGGGCTGGTGGCACTCATCCGCCGCCGCGGTTCGACCGTGCCGTTCGGGCCGGCGATGGTCGCCGGTTCGTTTGCGGCAGTGCTGTGGGCGTCCGCGTTGTACTGA
- a CDS encoding GIY-YIG nuclease family protein gives MPFMYILHCSDGSFYVGSTWDLERRVAQHNTADQGAGYTRRRRPVQLVYFEQTDRIADAYAREKQIQGWGRAKRIALIEGRYDDLPGLSRPQDP, from the coding sequence ATGCCATTCATGTACATCCTCCATTGCTCTGACGGGTCGTTCTATGTCGGCAGCACGTGGGACCTCGAGCGCCGGGTCGCGCAACACAACACCGCCGATCAAGGCGCGGGCTACACCCGTCGTCGTCGCCCGGTGCAACTCGTCTACTTCGAGCAAACCGACCGAATAGCTGATGCCTACGCTCGTGAGAAGCAGATCCAAGGTTGGGGTCGTGCCAAGCGAATCGCGCTCATCGAGGGCCGCTATGACGACTTGCCTGGCCTGAGCAGGCCGCAGGACCCCTGA
- a CDS encoding VanZ family protein: MNALTTRRHAALRVAARWLGAAYLVALALIALWPTPVDRGAHGSIVHALAFLHAHGLPQWFDYPVVEFTANIALFVPVGLLGVVLLGRHDWLLATLIGFVASVAIELSQLVFLPGRFATPFDVIANTAGAALGSLLAVGLLAVVTARSRTLSARAG; encoded by the coding sequence GTGAACGCTCTGACAACGCGCCGCCATGCCGCCCTCCGCGTGGCCGCTCGCTGGTTAGGCGCCGCGTACCTGGTGGCCCTCGCACTGATCGCGCTCTGGCCCACCCCTGTGGATCGCGGTGCACACGGGTCGATCGTGCACGCCCTCGCCTTCCTGCACGCTCACGGCCTGCCGCAGTGGTTCGACTACCCGGTAGTCGAATTCACGGCGAACATCGCCTTATTCGTGCCTGTAGGGCTTCTGGGGGTGGTTCTGCTCGGCCGACACGACTGGCTGCTGGCCACCCTGATCGGTTTCGTAGCCAGCGTCGCCATCGAGCTGAGCCAGCTGGTGTTCCTGCCTGGCCGCTTCGCGACACCCTTCGACGTGATCGCCAACACGGCCGGTGCCGCCCTAGGGTCCCTCCTAGCGGTGGGACTCCTCGCCGTCGTCACCGCCCGCTCCCGCACTCTCAGCGCACGCGCTGGCTGA
- a CDS encoding MFS transporter has translation MTDPRSAAPAPVVSRRAWQALVVLLAGMFMALLDTTIVNVALPSIQTSLSASEATLSWIISGYALAFGLALIPAGRIGDRIGHKWVFFTGLALFTVASLACGLAQNELQLIVARVLQGLAGGIFVPAVTAVIQLMFPPRFRGKAFAIMGSVIGVSTALGPIVGGLIIEAFGVENGWRLVFWVNLPIGAAALIAAAILLPSGTGTKADAGSPAASRIDWVGLLLVSAGLVALLVPLIEGQDQGWPLWTYLVLAAGALLIVAFGAWEIRVSKRGESPLVPPHLFSHPAFTGGVILALVYFAAFTSIFFTISILWQAGLGHTALESGLVSIPFAIGSIIASSQSNRLTNRLGRTVLVAGVALVTLGLVWIWLVLLLTAPADLTNWILLPPLFIAGLGSGCFIAPNVAFIVATVDRSEAGAASGVVGVMQRVGSAAGIAVVGSVFFGTLVVAGPGPEAVATGFTDSATLAMAVSAALSVVALLLVFLLPKRVEVPGGH, from the coding sequence ATGACTGACCCCCGCTCCGCCGCCCCGGCCCCGGTCGTGTCCCGCCGCGCCTGGCAGGCCCTCGTCGTACTCCTCGCCGGCATGTTCATGGCGCTGCTCGACACCACGATCGTCAACGTGGCCCTGCCCAGCATCCAGACCAGCCTGAGCGCCTCAGAGGCAACGCTGTCCTGGATCATCTCCGGCTACGCCCTCGCGTTCGGCCTCGCACTCATCCCGGCCGGCCGCATCGGCGACCGGATCGGGCACAAATGGGTGTTCTTCACCGGCCTGGCCCTCTTCACCGTCGCCAGCCTCGCCTGCGGCCTGGCCCAGAACGAACTGCAGCTCATCGTCGCCCGCGTCCTCCAGGGCCTGGCCGGCGGCATCTTCGTGCCCGCCGTCACCGCCGTCATCCAGCTGATGTTCCCGCCGCGCTTCCGCGGCAAGGCCTTCGCCATCATGGGCTCGGTCATCGGTGTCTCCACCGCGCTCGGCCCCATCGTGGGCGGCCTGATCATCGAGGCCTTCGGCGTGGAGAACGGCTGGCGCCTGGTGTTCTGGGTGAACCTGCCCATCGGCGCCGCCGCCCTCATCGCCGCCGCCATCCTGCTCCCCTCCGGCACCGGCACCAAAGCGGATGCCGGCTCCCCCGCCGCTTCCCGCATCGACTGGGTGGGCCTTCTGCTCGTCTCCGCCGGCCTGGTGGCCCTGCTCGTGCCGCTCATTGAGGGTCAGGACCAGGGCTGGCCGCTCTGGACCTACCTCGTGCTCGCCGCCGGCGCGCTGCTGATCGTGGCGTTCGGCGCGTGGGAGATCCGGGTGAGCAAGCGCGGCGAGAGCCCGCTGGTGCCGCCGCACCTGTTCTCCCACCCCGCCTTCACCGGCGGTGTCATCTTGGCGCTGGTCTACTTCGCGGCCTTCACGAGCATCTTCTTCACCATCTCGATCCTCTGGCAGGCCGGCCTCGGCCACACCGCGCTCGAGTCGGGCCTGGTCTCCATCCCGTTCGCGATCGGCTCGATCATCGCGTCGTCGCAGAGCAACCGGCTCACCAACAGGCTGGGCCGCACGGTGCTCGTCGCGGGCGTCGCCCTGGTGACCCTCGGCCTCGTCTGGATCTGGCTGGTGCTGTTGCTCACCGCCCCTGCCGACCTCACCAACTGGATCCTGCTGCCGCCGCTGTTCATCGCGGGCCTGGGCAGCGGCTGCTTCATCGCCCCGAACGTGGCGTTCATCGTAGCCACCGTCGACCGCTCCGAGGCTGGTGCCGCCAGCGGCGTCGTCGGCGTCATGCAGCGCGTCGGCAGCGCCGCGGGCATCGCCGTGGTGGGCAGCGTGTTCTTCGGCACCCTCGTCGTGGCCGGCCCGGGCCCGGAGGCCGTGGCCACCGGATTCACCGACAGTGCCACCCTTGCCATGGCCGTCAGTGCCGCGCTCAGCGTGGTGGCGCTGCTGCTGGTGTTCCTGCTACCCAAGCGCGTCGAGGTTCCCGGCGGCCACTAA